In Arachis hypogaea cultivar Tifrunner chromosome 2, arahy.Tifrunner.gnm2.J5K5, whole genome shotgun sequence, a genomic segment contains:
- the LOC112721101 gene encoding UPF0481 protein At3g47200-like: protein MAIAATTAHSTLIPPLDMLEHVIDFDVKDLEDSTLFGNHMIYTVPSKLRKMDEEAFTPQFISIGPIHFGKKELNEMQQLKYMYFKFFWARILNEEVITIMKLYKGFLESHVKRIRECYAHKFPAETNNKKFVEIVLLDAVFIVEHLLREREYIHQYMLTNYVRKGIQRDLLLLENQLPLYVLEELYNYAKASASRDLPCYEFRELTHHYFESLGLYAEYSESDYKAVHFLDFVWRSCAPDKKFLHKELYAKHAILQVNASKLYEGGVSFKCVDDRCLIDVTFGTMRPFNGNLLCLGCLPSSCLENFKALLMLPPLKVDNATVTVLKNLMAYEQNHYPDKPFIIGYVSLWCSLVHTKEDVELLVEKECIIREQVSDKEVVNLVKELSKHVISSKTCYHQVITELTLHTKSGWKKAMGTVRRVYFRDTWRGSSTIVGIFVLIFTVVSFYRNIHALVSKEN from the coding sequence ATGGCCATTGCTGCTACTACTGCTCATTCAACATTAATTCCACCACTTGACATGTTGGAACACGTGATCGATTTCGATGTTAAAGACCTTGAAGACTCGACTCTATTTGGTAATCACATGATATACACCGTTCCTTCCAAACTTAGGAAGATGGATGAAGAAGCTTTCACCCCTCAATTCATCTCAATAGGACCCATTCACTTCGGCAAAAAAGAGCTGAACGAAATGCAACAGCTAAAGTATATGTACTTCAAGTTCTTCTGGGCGCGTATCTTAAACGAGGAAGTCATTACCATCATGAAGTTATACAAAGGTTTCCTTGAAAGCCATGTAAAAAGAATAAGAGAGTGTTATGCGCACAAGTTTCCAGCAGAGACAAACaacaagaaatttgtggaaatagTGCTGCTAGATGCTGTGTTCATCGTGGAGCACCTACTGAGGGAGAGGGAATATATTCATCAATATATGTTAACCAACTATGTTAGAAAAGGTATCCAGAGGGACTTATTACTTCTTGAGAATCAGCTTCCATTGTATGTGTTGGAGGAACTCTATAATTATGCTAAAGCCTCAGCCAGCAGAGATTTACCTTGTTATGAATTTCGTGAACTTACCCACCATTACTTCGAATCTCTTGGTCTCTACGCGGAATATTCAGAAAGTGACTATAAGGCAGTTCATTTCCTGGATTTTGTTTGGAGAAGCTGTGCTCCCGATAAGAAGTTTCTGCACAAAGAATTGTATGCAAAGCATGCAATTTTGCAAGTGAACGCAAGCAAGTTGTATGAGGGTGGGGTAAGTTTTAAGTGCGTTGATGATAGATGCCTGATTGACGTAACATTCGGGACGATGCGGCCATTCAACGGCAATTTACTTTGCTTGGGTTGCTTGCCATCATCATGCTTGGAGAATTTCAAAGCTCTATTGATGCTCCCGCCGTTGAAAGTTGATAATGCAACAGTAACTGTTCTGAAGAATTTAATGGCGTATGAGCAAAATCATTATCCGGATAAACCTTTCATCATCGGCTACGTGTCTCTGTGGTGCTCGCTCGTTCACACCAAAGAAGATGTAGAATTGCTGGTGGAGAAAGAATGCATTATCCGAGAACAGGTGAGTGATAAGGAAGTGGTGAATCTGGTGAAGGAGCTTTCTAAGCATGTCATTTCCAGTAAGACGTGCTACCATCAAGTCATAACAGAACTCACACTCCACACCAAGAGTGGCTGGAAAAAGGCCATGGGAACAGTCAGGAGAGTGTATTTCCGTGACACTTGGAGAGGCAGTTCCACCATTGTCGGCATTTTTGTCCTTATCTTCACCGTCGTCAGCTTTTATCGGAATATTCATGCTTTAGTTTCTAAAGAAAACTAA